GGCTGGCATCCGGTACCGACAAACAAATCGGGCTATCTTCAACTGATTAATACCGATGGGCTGCTCAACTGGGCGATCAGCAATCGGGTTGTTTTGCGTGTCGAAAAAGAAATGGGTGCTTTTGTGGGGGAGGGTACTGTACTCTTTTCCGTACGTAGTGGGATGGAACGCCCTGATCCTATGGAAGCAGACTGGCCTGATAGCCTGATGGAGTATATTAGCATAGGAAGGCATCGCAATGTAGAACAGGACGTAGCTTTTGGTATTCAACAACTAGTCGACATTGCGTTAAAAGCCCTTTCTCCGGGTATTAATGATACCACTACGGCTATTATGGCCATCGACTACCTGGGAGCAATCTGTGAGCATCTGGCTCAGCGCGAGTTTCCGGCCCGGTTACGTTCCGACGGACAGCATTTGCGGGTGTTGGTTCGCAGTGCGGACTTTGCAGATTACATCCGTCTGGCTTTTGATCTACCCCGTATCAATGCCAGGGGTAACCATGCCGTATTACGTCGGTTGCTGAGGGCACTTGCGCTGGTCAATGAAGCGGTTTGCTCCGAAGACAGCAAGCCAGTCCTGCGCGAACAGGCCGATCTGCTAGTTCAGTATGCTGATCAGACACTGGCTACTGATTATGAAAAACAACAGGTACACAGTCTGTATGCTATTTTGATGAAAACGTGGGCTTAAAGGTACTTCCGGCAAAGAAAGTGCCTAGTTGAAAAATCTACAGGGATTACTCCTCTCCAGCTTACTTTCTAACCAGATTCTAAGCGTAGCCTAAGCTTTGCCTAATTTTTACGGCGTTTGTTAAGTTAATAACCAGCCAATAAAACGGCTGAAAAGTAGCTCTGTTGGGCTATACATGTTTAACCTAACCACGTGAATTATGGCTATCAATACGCATGTAACTCAGGAAAAAGCAACGTCAGTCTCCAGAATAACCCTGCTCCTGTATGGGATTGTTGTTCTTCTGGCGCTTGGAATAGGGTATTTACTGTACCGAAATGTTCAGTTGAACCAGGAGACTATACGCCAGCGTACGCAGTTGCAGACAGTAGTACAGGAAAATCAATTGATCAGCGACCGCCAGCAACTTCAGTTCGGTATGAAAACGTTCGTATGGGCTATTCGTAATGCCATGTTGCAGAACAAATCGGGCGAAATCAACGAGTATTTCAATACGCTGGTTAAAGATCGGGGAGTTCAGGAAGTGCTACTGGTCGATCCGGCCGGAAACGTCACCATGTCAACCAATAAGAAAAATCAGGGAATTGCTTTTGCCAGTCGTTACCCAGCTTACTTGCTTGAACAACAGGCTGTTTATTTCAGTAATAAACAGCTCTATGAGCTATCGGCGCCTGTTAATGGCCCTAATAGTCGTTTAGGAACGCTGGTTATGTTTTACAAACCTTCGCCTATTTTGCCTGATTCACTGAATGCTCAGTAGGAAGTCTGTTTCTCCATAAGTCTTGCGTTCTTACGCTGCCGTCTGGCAATTTGATGATCCCCGTTGATGCCATGCGGACGGTTACACGCGATCAGACGAACCAGCAGTTCGGCTCTAGGAAAGGCAGCAGCCAGTTTGGAAAATGTGCACGATCAGATACAGGTGGGTGATCAGTGTAGAACAATCCCAGAACTATCATGAAACGGACACTTACCTTTTCTCGTCGTGTGGTTACGGCCACGTTTATTGCCCTGCTGCTAGTTGCTCTTTTTGGGCTTATAGGCTATGCTGCCAGCTTTTTCTTTCTGGTTTTTGGAAGCATTACGGTTGCCGTTGTCATCAGCGGCTTAAGCCACTTTGTTAGACGAAACGTGTCTTTATCGTATAGCCTGTCGGTGGGCCTGGTTATGATAATACTGGTAGTGCTTATAGGTGGTACAATCTGGGCACTGGCTCCAACGGTTAGTCGACAGGCCGACGAATTGGCCAAATCATTGCCGCAGTCAGTGATTCGGCTTAGAGATAACCTCTCGCAGACCGAATTAGGGCGAAAGGTGCTGGAAGGTATCCCAGACCAACCCGGTCAGCTGCTGAGTGCAGGCGGACCGGGGCGTGGGGTATTATCGCAGATAACCGGTGTAGTTTCCGGAACGCTCGGTGGACTGGCCAACGTGCTGATTGTAGTGATTGCGGGTATTTATCTGGCCTCTGCCCCCGACAATTACCGCCGTGGCTTCGTTCGGTTGTTTAGTCCATCGTATCGCGGCCGGCTGCTGGGCGTGATGGACCAGTGCTATACAACGCTAAAAAATTGGTTTATAAGCCGCACCATTACAATGACAGTGGTTGGGT
This window of the Spirosoma aerolatum genome carries:
- a CDS encoding AI-2E family transporter, which codes for MKRTLTFSRRVVTATFIALLLVALFGLIGYAASFFFLVFGSITVAVVISGLSHFVRRNVSLSYSLSVGLVMIILVVLIGGTIWALAPTVSRQADELAKSLPQSVIRLRDNLSQTELGRKVLEGIPDQPGQLLSAGGPGRGVLSQITGVVSGTLGGLANVLIVVIAGIYLASAPDNYRRGFVRLFSPSYRGRLLGVMDQCYTTLKNWFISRTITMTVVGLVTGVGLALLGIPFAIVLGIMAGVLNFIPNLGPYIALVPALLVAMPQGTNYLLYVMALYMGVQSLEGYILTPMLDKRFVSVPPALLLFGQVLLGVLVGLVGVLFASPLIAVLLVCVEELYVKDRLELKT
- a CDS encoding DUF2254 domain-containing protein; this encodes MPTRFVHYWQQLRESLWFLPGLLLLASFGLAYGLVEFDAHTSWQGEKRFPLLFGTGADGARGMLAAIAGSMLTVATLAFSLTLSTISQVSSQYSPRVLRNFMRDRVNQFVMGYFVGVFAYCLIVLGTIRGTDEVKFVPSTAVLTGLILALGGVAALIFFIHHIAESLQTGTIVQHIFHETTKAIADLFPDQLGEPIDDPKKAEAALQYADEQTGWHPVPTNKSGYLQLINTDGLLNWAISNRVVLRVEKEMGAFVGEGTVLFSVRSGMERPDPMEADWPDSLMEYISIGRHRNVEQDVAFGIQQLVDIALKALSPGINDTTTAIMAIDYLGAICEHLAQREFPARLRSDGQHLRVLVRSADFADYIRLAFDLPRINARGNHAVLRRLLRALALVNEAVCSEDSKPVLREQADLLVQYADQTLATDYEKQQVHSLYAILMKTWA